The uncultured Dysgonomonas sp. genome contains the following window.
ACACCTCACGGCACGAGCTGACGACAACCATGCAGCACCTACACATCTGCTATTGCTAGCTTACAAGTTTCCTCGTAATTCAGATGCATTTCAAGCCCGGGTAAGGTTCCTCGCGTATCATCGAATTAAACCACATGTTCCTCCGCTTGTGCGGGCCCCCGTCAATTCCTTTGAGTTTCACCGTTGCCGGCGTACTCCCCAGGTGGATTACTTATCGCTTTCGCTTAGTCACATACGGTATATCGCATACAACTAGTAATCATCGTTTACGGCGTGGACTACCAGGGTATCTAATCCTGTTTGATCCCCACGCTTTCGTGCTTGAGCGTCAGTTATAGCTTAGTAAGCTGCCTACGCAATCGGAGTTCCTCGTTATATCTAAGCATGTCACCGCTACACAACGAATTCCGCCTACTTCATCTATACTCAAGACTCCCAGTTTCAACGGCAGTTCCAACGTTAAGCGTTGGGATTTCACCGCTGACTTAAAAGCCCGCCTGCGCACCCTTTAAACCCAATAAATCCGGATAACGCTCGCATCCTCCGTATTACCGCGGCTGCTGGCACGGAGTTAGCCGATGCTTATTCATCAGGTACATGCAATAAGTTACTCGTAACTCTTTTTATTCCCTGATAAAAGAAGTTTACAACCCATAAGGCAGTCTTCCTTCACGCGATTTGGCTGGTTCAGGCTCTCGCCCATTGACCAATATTCCTCACTGCTGCCTCCCGTAGGAGTCTGGTCCGTGTCTCAGTTCCAGTGTGGGGGACAAACCTCTCAGTTCCCCTATCCATCGTTGGATTGGTGAGCCGTTACCTCACCAACTTCCTAATGGAACGCATGCCCATCTACAACCGATAAATCTTTAACAAATATTCCCATGCGGGACCCCTGTTTTATGCGGTATTAGTCCGAATTTCTCCGGGTTATTCCCCTGTTGTAGGTAGGTTGCATACGCGTTACTCACCCGTGCGCCGGTCGCCATCTAAGTATTGCTACTCTCTGCTGCCCCTCGACTTGCATGTGTTAGGCCTATCGCTAGCGTTCATCCTGAGCCAGGATCAAACTCTTCTTTGTATATTCTTTTTTTTAAGTCTTTTGATCCTGTTCAAGCTTTTTTTATTACTATTGGGTAATAGTAATTGACGGTAGCACCTTTTTTAACTATCTCTAGTTTTTTCGGATCTTTAATTTAATAAAAACCCAAATTGTGTACTACACTCTATAATGTTGTTATTTCATTTCCTTCAAAGACCTCTCTCTTTCCCTACGCAAACACCCTTCTTTAAGCGTGCCCTTTAGTGGTAAAGCGGGTGCAAAGATATGTAAAGTTTTAGTATCATTCCAAATATATTAGCAATAATTTTTCAATAAAATTTAAACAAATACACAATATGCTATCAATTAATATGTTGCAAAACATGTTTTTTTCAATACATAGTTATAAAAGTCGGCTTAATCACAAAGCCCAGCCTTATACGCTGCCTATGTTTATTATAATCCAACATAGATTCTCCATAACCATTATAGTACTGAAGGAAGAGATATTGATTATCATCACTGAATAATCGTATCGAAAAATTCAGTTCTATATTTGCATTCAGATTCACTCCCCCCCTTTTTGTTACAACACACCCTATATTATATTTTTTCTTAGGACTTGAATATTCCATAGCCATAAGTCCCCAGCCTGAGTATTTTACAATATCTTTATTATTCGTTCCATCAACAATCGGTATCCAGGCTTTTGTTTGTAGAGTAAAGTGGTCATCTAAGGTAAAATAAGTACCGAAGGATACTTTATTCCAACTACGGGAGTCTTCCCCGTCTTTTCCGTTCGACTCATGCTCGAACTGAAAAGTCAGCGTTCCCAAAAACCTATTATCGCGTACCAAGGCTTTCCCTACCCCCAATGTAGGGTTATAATTCAGATCACGAAAAGGAAACGAATCCTGGAAAACATCCCAAAAAGCTTTCTGAGTATATGTCAGAAAAGCATATGTTTTGAACGGCAAAGTACTATTGGTAATCCTATGCATAATACTTATCTGAAATTTGGCATCCGAATTATATTTCGTTGGCTTACTAAGCATCTGGGTTCCCACGATGAAATAGTTGTCTTTATATATTCCAAAAGAAGGGTTTGCATCAAATTTATTTATTATACTATCTGCATTACTTAATTGTTTGGATGGTCCGAATACTGAGCCTATAATGGCATCTGTCTGATGAGAAATAAATGCTCCAACACTTGTTGTACTGTCTTTCTTCTGCTTTTCAACCTTAATAGTATCCTGCAATACAGTTTCCTGAGCAAAAAGAGAGGTCTGCACCAAAAGCGCAAACATAAATAAGAGATACAAACTCTTCATAAAACGTATTTTATTATTTATTAATAAGCCGGCACAGCACTTCGTATGCTATCGGACAAGTAGCTGAATTTTTAACAGTTAGCTTGTATATTTGTTCAAATCTCTTTCTATCCGTATGCGGATATTCTCTACAAGCCTTGGGACGAGCTTCATATATTGAACAGTAATTGTCCGACAAAAGAAATGGACAAGGCATAGACCGGAAGATATAATCTCCATCTTCATCCATTTTCAGATACTTAGATACAACTTCGGCTGGTTTTATCCGCAATGCTTTGGCCATACGCTCTATATCTTTATCATAGATAGCAGGCCCTAAGGTTTTACAACAGTTGGCACATGACAAACAATCTATTTCAGCAGATACATCTTCATGCAATTGCTGAACAATCGTATCCATCTTCATTAAACGTTTCTTATTCTTCTTATAATATAGCAGAAATGAGGATTCTGCTTTTTCTGCTAACAACTGCAGATTTTCATATTGTTTCATTCATTCTATCTTCAACACGCGTTATCTCTCCAATCAACGGCACCCTCATCCTAATCTGAATATCTTCTTTTGCATATTTGTGTCCAACCAAAAACATGAGTTTTGCTATAGCGGTTTCGAATGTAGCATCAAATCCGCTTACTACTCCGGCTTTAAGTAACTCTTGTCCTGTTTCGTAGCGATGCATATCAACCATACCGGTATTACATTGAGTGATGTTTACTATTACAACGCCTTTTTTTACAGTTTCGCGTACGAGACGGATAAACCACGGAGATAAAGGTGCATTTCCCGAACCGTAAGTTTCGAGAATAATGGCTTTAATATTTTTCAAAGTCAGTATTGTCTCTACTGTTTGCCTGTTAATCCCGGGGAACAACTTCAAGGTTGCAATACGGGTATCCAGCTGATAATGAAATATTGTCTTCTTATCATAATCAGGCTGATGTATAACCTTTCTGTCATACCTAATCTGTATTCCCGACTTTCCCAGATTTGGATAATTATAAGATTTGAATGCATTGAAATTATCTGCATTTACCTTAGTAGCCCGGTTGCCCCTCAGCAGATCATTTTGGAAGAAGATACACACCTCGGGTACAATAGGATTACCCAGAACGTCTTTGTCTGCTGCTATCTCAAGAGCCGTAATAAGATTCTCTTTAGCATCGGTCCTCAGCTTACCAATTGGTAACTGCGCGCCTGTAAGAACCACGGGTTTTTGCAGGTTTTCAATCATAAAGCTCAGTGCAGATGCCGTATAAGCCATAGTATCGGTGCCATGCAAGATTACAAAACCATCATATTTATGATAATTATACTCAATCGTCCGCACTATCTTCTTCCAATGCTCCGGCGTAATTTCCGATGAATCGATAACCGGATCGAACACGATATGGTCTACGTGAAAACGGAAGCGCTGCAATTCGGGTAAGTGACTATTTAAATGAGCAAAATCGAATGGTTCAAGAGAACCTGTAACCGGATTTTCGACCATCCCGATTGTTCCCCCGGTATAAATCAATAGAATATGAGCATTTACGTCTATCATCTCAATTTGTAATCTTTGAATCTGTAAAAATAATGAATTTAATAATACACAATATAATTTTGTCAACTATTTAGAGATAACACTCATATTATCTGCAATAATTTCGACAAATTGATTAAATGAAAGCCCCAAAACTAATGAAACAGCCTCATACACCTTACAAATAGAAATTTCAGATATATCCGTTTCACAGAAAAGAGAATTGATTGGAATATGCCGTATCGCATCTTCGTTAAAAAACTCTCCTACAGAGAATTTGAAGCCAAGTCTCACAAGCTGTTTTGTTTGTTCAATATTTCCTCTATACCCATGAATTATCCATGGAATATCTGACTTATATTCCTTGTACAAAGCCATCAATAGGTCCCAAGCTCTTACACAGTGGATTACCAATGGCTTATTTACGCTCATAGCTAGCTCGATTTGCTGCCTGAACACATTTTCCTGGACTCTCATATCAGGCCCTTTCAATTTATCCAACCCGGCTTCTCCGATAGCCAAAACCAACTTATTCGGTACAACTTCATTTAATCGCGTCAATTGTTCCCCGGCATTGTCTGCGTCCCAGGGATGTACACCACATGAGAACCGGATATTATCAGGCGCCAAAATCTCCTTTTCAAAATCTCCGGGTGAAGTATTCAGTATATACTGTACCTTATATCCGTTCATCTCTTCCGAACCTGCTTTATGTGTATGAATATTGTATAGGTACATATCTTTATCTCTAAATTAAAAACGAGGTTACTCCTTTTACCGGAAAACCTCGTATTGATTTATCTTTTATTCATCTGATTTTATCGGATAAGATTGATAAACTCTTCGCGGGTCTTTGCCTGATTAAATACTCCGGTGAAGTCGGAAGTTGTGGTTGTCGAATTCTGCTTCTCCACGCCCCGCATCTGCATACACATATGCTGAGCCTCTATCACCACCATGACCCCGAGCGGGTTAAGTGTTTTCTGAATACATTCCTTTATCTGAAGAGTCATACGCTCCTGCACTTGCAGGCGTCGGGCAAAAACATCCACGACACGGGCTATCTTACTCAGCCCCGTGATATAGCCATTCGGAATATAAGCTACATGCGCCTTCCCCCAAAACGGCAACATATGATGTTCGCACATGGAATAAAAGTCTATATCTTTAACTATTACCATTTGTCTGTAGTCCTCTTTAAAGAAGGCTTTTCTCAGGATTTCTTCAGGGTCTTCATGATAACCCTTAGTTAAAAACTGCATGGCCTTTGCAACTCTTACCGGGGTACTTAGCAACCCTTCTCTATCCGCATTTTCGCCCAACAGGTTTATAATTTCCTTGTAATGCTTTGCCAGCAGTTCTATATTTTGTTCTTCTTGCATTGTGAAGATTTTTATCGTCTGATTTAAATTTATAATTTATTGTACCGGTTTTTTCACAACATCGGGTACAACATACATCTCCCGCCCGAAGGCCGGGAATGTTTTTTTCATCTCTTTAAGCACACCATCGGCATCTGCCCTGCTTGTAAAATTGCCAACGCGCAAACGCCAGAATGGAGACTGAAAGCTCACTACTGTCTCCAACTCAGGGAAAGCAGATTTAACTTGTGCCTGCTTCGATTCGGCTTCTCTTTTCGAACGTTGTTGGTTATTGCCCGAAAAAACCTGAATCTTAAAGCCCCTTACTTTTGTAAAATTGGCTGTAGGGTCGATTACACCCACTGTTTTTGTAGTATCTATAACAGTAATCTGACGAACCCCCAGTATATTCTGTACAGCTTCGTCCTGCATCACTTTGATATTTCCTTGTCCCCATTTAGATGAATTCAGTTCATCTATAATCGTTTTATTATCATCCTGTGCTAACGCAAAACCTGAAAACAGGCACAGAACAAGAAAGATATAAAGACTTTTTTTCATACTGATTTATTTGAGGTCACTGACCTGTTTATCGTTCGTCCAAGTATAATAATTATATTCGGCTTCGGATAGCCCTTTATTTAAAAGTAATTGCAGGAGCTGTCTCCAGCCCTGCAATTTATAGTACCGAATTAGAATCCTTCAATAACAGGGATAAATTTCTCTACATCGAGAGAA
Protein-coding sequences here:
- a CDS encoding phospholipase A encodes the protein MKSLYLLFMFALLVQTSLFAQETVLQDTIKVEKQKKDSTTSVGAFISHQTDAIIGSVFGPSKQLSNADSIINKFDANPSFGIYKDNYFIVGTQMLSKPTKYNSDAKFQISIMHRITNSTLPFKTYAFLTYTQKAFWDVFQDSFPFRDLNYNPTLGVGKALVRDNRFLGTLTFQFEHESNGKDGEDSRSWNKVSFGTYFTLDDHFTLQTKAWIPIVDGTNNKDIVKYSGWGLMAMEYSSPKKKYNIGCVVTKRGGVNLNANIELNFSIRLFSDDNQYLFLQYYNGYGESMLDYNKHRQRIRLGFVIKPTFITMY
- a CDS encoding YkgJ family cysteine cluster protein → MKQYENLQLLAEKAESSFLLYYKKNKKRLMKMDTIVQQLHEDVSAEIDCLSCANCCKTLGPAIYDKDIERMAKALRIKPAEVVSKYLKMDEDGDYIFRSMPCPFLLSDNYCSIYEARPKACREYPHTDRKRFEQIYKLTVKNSATCPIAYEVLCRLINK
- a CDS encoding asparaginase translates to MIDVNAHILLIYTGGTIGMVENPVTGSLEPFDFAHLNSHLPELQRFRFHVDHIVFDPVIDSSEITPEHWKKIVRTIEYNYHKYDGFVILHGTDTMAYTASALSFMIENLQKPVVLTGAQLPIGKLRTDAKENLITALEIAADKDVLGNPIVPEVCIFFQNDLLRGNRATKVNADNFNAFKSYNYPNLGKSGIQIRYDRKVIHQPDYDKKTIFHYQLDTRIATLKLFPGINRQTVETILTLKNIKAIILETYGSGNAPLSPWFIRLVRETVKKGVVIVNITQCNTGMVDMHRYETGQELLKAGVVSGFDATFETAIAKLMFLVGHKYAKEDIQIRMRVPLIGEITRVEDRMNETI
- a CDS encoding TatD family hydrolase, with the translated sequence MYLYNIHTHKAGSEEMNGYKVQYILNTSPGDFEKEILAPDNIRFSCGVHPWDADNAGEQLTRLNEVVPNKLVLAIGEAGLDKLKGPDMRVQENVFRQQIELAMSVNKPLVIHCVRAWDLLMALYKEYKSDIPWIIHGYRGNIEQTKQLVRLGFKFSVGEFFNEDAIRHIPINSLFCETDISEISICKVYEAVSLVLGLSFNQFVEIIADNMSVISK
- the folE gene encoding GTP cyclohydrolase I FolE; its protein translation is MQEEQNIELLAKHYKEIINLLGENADREGLLSTPVRVAKAMQFLTKGYHEDPEEILRKAFFKEDYRQMVIVKDIDFYSMCEHHMLPFWGKAHVAYIPNGYITGLSKIARVVDVFARRLQVQERMTLQIKECIQKTLNPLGVMVVIEAQHMCMQMRGVEKQNSTTTTSDFTGVFNQAKTREEFINLIR
- a CDS encoding SPOR domain-containing protein produces the protein MKKSLYIFLVLCLFSGFALAQDDNKTIIDELNSSKWGQGNIKVMQDEAVQNILGVRQITVIDTTKTVGVIDPTANFTKVRGFKIQVFSGNNQQRSKREAESKQAQVKSAFPELETVVSFQSPFWRLRVGNFTSRADADGVLKEMKKTFPAFGREMYVVPDVVKKPVQ